The Ischnura elegans chromosome 1, ioIscEleg1.1, whole genome shotgun sequence genome contains a region encoding:
- the LOC124164895 gene encoding glutathione S-transferase 1-like isoform X2: protein MPLDLYYLDASPPVRAVLLAGKTLGVEFNLKFVDLFKLEQRSPEFLKINPRHTVPTLVDDGFVLWDSHAIVGYLANKYGKDDSLYPKDPKARAIVDEMLHFDNGTLFPRLRNITCLVPGIASHPKLAAWVEKCKRNMVGYEEANQKGLDNFNLYVRKARGEA from the exons ATGCCCCTTGATCTGTATTATCTTGATGCCAGCCCGCCGGTCAGAGCAGTACTTCTGGCTGGAAAAACTCTGGGGGTTGAGTTCAATCTAAAATTCGTGGATCTATTCAAGTTGGAGCAACGTTCCCCGGAATTCTTGAAG ATCAACCCGAGGCACACTGTACCAACGCTTGTAGATGATGGTTTCGTATTGTGGGACAG cCACGCCATTGTGGGTTACCTGGCGAATAAATACGGAAAAGATGATTCCTTATATCCGAAGGACCCCAAAGCACGGGCTATTGTGGATGAAATGCTGCATTTTGACAACGGAACTCTCTTCCCCAGGCTAAGGAATATAACG TGCCTGGTTCCTGGAATCGCGTCGCATCCGAAATTGGCTGCCTGGGTGGAGAAATGCAAGAGAAATATGGTTGGATATGAGGAAGCCAATCAAAAGGGAttggataattttaatttatacgtCAGAAAAGCGCGGGGAGAAGCATGA
- the LOC124164895 gene encoding glutathione S-transferase 1-like isoform X1 translates to MPLDLYYLDASPPVRAVLLAGKTLGVEFNLKFVDLFKLEQRSPEFLKINPRHTVPTLVDDGFVLWDSHAIVGYLANKYGKDDSLYPKDPKARAIVDEMLHFDNGTLFPRLRNITFPLLFRGKKELSPEAKQEVEEAYAFMEKFLEERAWVAGNNMTIADFCCVSSITSLECLVPGIASHPKLAAWVEKCKRNMVGYEEANQKGLDNFNLYVRKARGEA, encoded by the exons ATGCCCCTTGATCTGTATTATCTTGATGCCAGCCCGCCGGTCAGAGCAGTACTTCTGGCTGGAAAAACTCTGGGGGTTGAGTTCAATCTAAAATTCGTGGATCTATTCAAGTTGGAGCAACGTTCCCCGGAATTCTTGAAG ATCAACCCGAGGCACACTGTACCAACGCTTGTAGATGATGGTTTCGTATTGTGGGACAG cCACGCCATTGTGGGTTACCTGGCGAATAAATACGGAAAAGATGATTCCTTATATCCGAAGGACCCCAAAGCACGGGCTATTGTGGATGAAATGCTGCATTTTGACAACGGAACTCTCTTCCCCAGGCTAAGGAATATAACG TTTCCGCTGTTGTTCCGCGGAAAGAAGGAATTAAGTCCAGAGGCAAAACAGGAAGTGGAAGAAGCCTATGCGTTCATGGAAAAGTTCCTAGAAGAGCGCGCCTGGGTAGCAGGGAACAACATGACAATCGCTGATTTTTGCTGTGTGTCAAGCATTACATCCTTAGAA TGCCTGGTTCCTGGAATCGCGTCGCATCCGAAATTGGCTGCCTGGGTGGAGAAATGCAAGAGAAATATGGTTGGATATGAGGAAGCCAATCAAAAGGGAttggataattttaatttatacgtCAGAAAAGCGCGGGGAGAAGCATGA